A stretch of the Panicum virgatum strain AP13 chromosome 9N, P.virgatum_v5, whole genome shotgun sequence genome encodes the following:
- the LOC120690293 gene encoding eukaryotic translation initiation factor 1A, translating to MPKNKGKGGKNRKRGKNEADDDKRELVFKEDGQEYAQVTRMLGNGRCEAICVDGTRRLCHIRGKMHKKVWIAAGDIVLVGLRDYQDDKADVILKYMNDEARLLKAYGELPETLRLNEGVDVDGPEDGEEGSDYIQFEDEDIDKI from the coding sequence aTGCCGAAGAACAAGGGTAAGGGAGGCAAGAACCGGAAGCGGGGTAAGAACGAGGCGGACGACGACAAGCGCGAGCTCGTCTTCAAGGAGGACGGGCAGGAGTACGCGCAGGTGACCCGCATGCTCGGCAATGGCCGCTGCGAGGCCATCTGCGTCGACGGCACGCGCCGCCTCTGCCACATCCGGGGCAAGATGCACAAGAAGGTCTGGATCGCGGCGGGCGACATCGTCCTCGTCGGCCTCCGCGACTACCAGGACGACAAGGCCGACGTCATCCTCAAGTACATGAACGACGAGGCGCGCCTGCTCAAGGCCTACGGCGAGCTCCCCGAGACGCTCAGGCTCAACGAGGGCGTCGACGTCGACGGGCCCGAGGACGGCGAGGAGGGCAGCGACTACATCCAGTTCGAGGACGAGGACATCGACAAGATCTAA